In Oreochromis aureus strain Israel breed Guangdong linkage group 9, ZZ_aureus, whole genome shotgun sequence, the genomic window AAAGGTAAGGGAAGTGCAGAAGTGTGTTGGCCTTTGGAGGGTGAAAGATAAACACACCAGAGTTCATCTCTTTGTGTCTTTCTGCTGGAAATTCCAGCTTGCACTCCCATGTTAATGTAACCCTGAGCAGCCCAGCGTATTTACAGGCTGTGCCTCTCTTATTATTACTCCTGGGTGTCTGCCCTGGGACTTTCCACAAGCCCTTGAGAGGCCCAGAGGTGCATGTACACAGAACTATATAGACTGACACATAAGCATGGGAAAGCAAGGACCAGTGGGTGAGAAGGTGTGTAAGAAATCTTCAtcctaaaaaaagaacaacttaAAGAGCTGAAAGCCCTGAGCATCAGCAAACTATTAATAGCGGCTGTGAGGCCAATGAGTGCACTGACTGCTCTAAATTAATGCTTGCCAGTCACTGACTCTGTAATCATTTTGGAAAAGCACACAAGTGCTGACAAGTCGTGGGACTAATTTGCTAAAATCCCTAGGGAAGTCTAGCGTGAGTCACGTGTCAACACACATGCTCCAGATCAGCAAAAGAAAAGCAAGCATTGATTGGAGAGAGTAATTACTCAAAACAGAAGGCCTGCATTCATTACAGGGCTAAACTCACATCTTTTAAGGCGGAGCGGCTTATTTCCTTACCTCTGTTCCTCTCAGATCTCTGGGAATGTATACATCGTCTGTCATCTGCACTGTCAGCCCAAAGTCCACCAGCACTGCTTTGTCTGACATCAGGACAATGTTGCTGGCTGTGGAGCGATGAAAAAGAAGGAGGTGTGATTCAAGTTGTTGCTTGAACTGATAAGATTTCAGTTTCAGGTCCACTGAGTCTGTATTGATCTTAAGCATGAAAATGATAAGTAGGTCACAGGCTTTGGCAAAGGAAATTGCCATGAAGAGACTCATCCTTCTCCTTAAAACGTCACCAAGGTTTAATTACATATTTTGACTGCAGGCAGGAAATGCTAAGAACCGCAGCTTGTCAGAGGGCCAGAATGGTCATTTTAATAAGTCACTTGCCTCTCTGGACcataattgtaaccctgactgAGCATGAGAAGCAGGCTGGAATTTCCAGACAGCCAGCGAGCCTTTAAGCAGTGAGGCTGACAGACAGCTCTGGAGAATGCTTTGATCCCAGCAGCACTGCTGTGGTTCCTCAGCTGAGCTCCACCTGCAGTAACTAGGGCGTATTTGTGTGATCTGTCATGACAGCTACCAGTCACTGTGACCAGGCTACCTTTGAAGAATTACTGAAAAAGCATCAGTCAATCTATCAGATTCCTGTGATCTGCTTGGTTTGTGGCTGTTCACTGATTCACTTTTTTCAGCGAATTGAGAGTTATTCACAAGAGCAATATCCGTCTGTGGCTTGAATTTGACGCATAGAAGATACAAACTGTGATTGCATAATTTCCTGTAACCTATGTACTTGTTCAGTACCATGGAGCACATCCATTAAGAGTAAGTGACAAACATCTTTTATGCTTACGTTTGATGTCATGGTGAATGACGTTGTGCGAGTGCAGGTACTCCAAGCCCCGCAGGACTTGTTTGGTCACCCAGATGATTTCGAACTCTCTCATTGGTCCGCAGCTGTCCAGTTTCTCCAGCACAGAGCCACCTTCGCCAGCCTCCATGAACAGGTGGATGCTCTGGTTCCAGAGCAGAACGCCGTACAGCTCTGCGATGTTCTCATGGCGAAAGCGGGCCTGAAACTCTACATCAGCGGCTTTGAAGTTCTCCATGGGGATCTAGCGAGGGAGATAAGACACATGATCACAAATAGCCCACCGTTTTGGGAAACATGTTCATCTTATCTCTTGGAGTGAGTTAAAAGGCTCGGTGACACCATTGCATTTGACTGTGAAATATGAAGCCAGTGAGCTCAATGAGCCATCCTGGCGACTGTTGGGCAAATGGATCAGTGTTTGCTTACAGTGACAACAGACTAACTTTTCACATTTTGCAATTTTATTGGTTAGGGTGGCTTTATTTGACAGTGCACAGAGGATTTTTCAGTTATTGGTAGAGCTAGCTAGCTCGGTAAAATGCATACTTAGATCTATCCATatattttcttccacttcttcCAATTCTGTATTGTGGTTTGTCTGGAGCGTATCCCAACTCCACAGAGAAAGGCCCCAGCTGGccggtggatttgaacccaggaatCCACAGTACTAACCACCACACAGTGTGAGAGCAAAATGTGCAACTTGCATTTAAAATGCTGAagttttggagccagcctcgaGTGGCTATTAAAGGAACTACAGTTAATGgcttcatttttattataattattgttttttttaccctgACAGCCTAATCAGGGAGTTCAGCTCAGTTAACTCTGCaaataaagtatacatttaaTACATACTTCACAAGGACACTGACTCTTTCTGTATTTAACAGATTAGTTGACATAGTAACATACTGTTATcctgtttttttgtgctttaaGACATCTATTGTTATTAGTTTGTCAGTGATAACTTTAAAGTCGTGtttctttaaagaaataatttcTCTGTAATTATTAACTGATGATGGCATTGTTTTAAGCAGATAAGGACATCCTAATTCCAAGCCCTTATTGCAAACTATTTCCAGTAAATCCTCTGCAGTACATTCACAACagcgtgaaaaaaaaaacactgtgtcAACATAGTATTCTGACGATAACACCTGACTAGATAGGAAAGTACTCGTTCCTCATTTGTCAATATTTTCCATACAACAGCGTAAGCACgctgcctccctccctcctctttctcaaGCATAGATCTGCTCAGATAGAAGCAGCATGTGTGGTTTTCACATGTGTCTTTAATGAATCTGACCCTGTCACAAACATCCAGAGGAGCTGTGGGAAGTTACTGTTGAAATTCCAGTCTTGCATTAATCCCAGCTCATGTTGTAAGTTTGTTACAAGAACAAATAGTTCTTCATTCAGCGGCGCTGTTCCTCTTTCACTCAGTAAACATAGCAAATGTCACGCTGGCACCAACAATCTTTGTACAAACAGAGGAGTAATTGGACTGTGAACGAGCAGTATTTGGCAGGTTAAATATTTGGCACGCAGGCCAAGAGCTGTCGAGAAGTCAAGCACAGGCGGGATTTCTAGTCACCGATCAGGAAGACTCACCAGTTTGCAGGCCATTCTCTTCCTGGTGGTGGTGTCCTGAGCCAAGTGGACTTTCCCAAATGAGCCCTTAGGCACGAGGCCAGACCCATGATTCTTGTAGGTCAATTTCCATGGAAACAGGAGCACGTCCATGTTAATCTGGTAGCGGCCTTTTTTCACAGCCATGTCCTTCTACAAAAACAAGATTTGTTtttaggaaggaaaaaaaaagaaaattatgcaAGTTTTTCTAGCCTGACCATATAAACTAAACATTCAGGTTACTttggagattaaaaaaagaaaaaacaacaagatcCTCACCTTATTTAGGAGGACTCCCATTTCCTCTGGCAGGTTTGGCAAGGCTGCCGTCTGCATGCTGGACAGGAGGTTGACAAAGGACAGGATCTCTGTCACAGTCCCATATCGAACTCCATTAGCATAGTCCTTCTGCTCACTCCCCAAAACCACCATCTCCCCTGCCTCCTCATTCTCATCCATCTCCTCCTGGGAAAGTCCTTCTTCGTCTTCCAACGACAAgatttcttcttcctcctcttcctccagccGATATAGAGTCTCTGCAGCGTTAATAATGTCCTCTAAATTCATGTGAGCCAAGAGCAGTTCTATTCCCGTGTCATATTTGTAATCCATGTTAATGCTCCGTTTGTCCAGCTCCATCTAAAATCAAACATCAGGAGGTCAGTGTGGGGACTGTTTCCGTGCTGACTTGAGTTGTATAAGCGAGCGGATCGTTCATGACTGGGAAGGTTCACGTGGGGAGCAGGACGTGCAGTGAAACTACACTTAAGAAGTGAAGCTTTGATACAGCTGGCTGAACACACAGCTGGGAGGGGCTTCACAGGGCTGTTTTCCAAGCAAAAGAAGGGAGTTTCACAGTAAAGCTGGGAAGCCCCCCCAGGAAAGCTTAAACCTTATTATACATCTATAAAACAACAACTGCCCATTATTATaactattattatcattatgatGCTGCGATAAAGAGTTCAGCTCACATTACTCGATGCCCATCATACACATGCGCGTTAATGCAAACTCCACGcaaaatttgaaataaatacataaaaaataaaccgTATTACGATCCAAACATGCAAATTTAGAATAGCTGcctagaaaaaataaaacaaacaaacaaaaacagtagcTGTAGAGCTATAACTAGCTATCTGCCAAATATTCAGCTGCTTAAAGAAAAAATAGAGTTTCGCTGAATAACAGGAGTTGCTTCTTTGAGTGACAGAAAACACGCGTTACCTGCCTTATGAAATTGAGTCGGAAGCTTAAGCGCACTGTTGTGTCTCCATTGTGGCGCCCCGCAGACTGTCTGATGTACGAAGCTCCGTGGATTGTGTTTAGAACGAAGTAAACACAGGAAGTGTGGCGTGTCTGTGGAGGTGGAGTACCTCTTTAGTGTCAGCTGCCAGCAGCCCTCTCTCGCTGTCTTTGTAGGTTTCGTTTTCCCTTTTCTTGTTTcctcaaatgaaaaaagcaaCCAAAAAAACGAAAAGCTTTCAGGACTGTTGGGTGCTTTCCTATCGGGAGACGTGTCTCGTTTAATGTAGGATGCATAATATATCACCAACACTGAAGCTTATTcgtagtaaataaaataaaaaacaaatttcaattcaatttcaaatttgaTACCTTTAAAAGACGTTACAGACTCAACCCAAAGCAATCGGATGATAGTGTTTTTAAACACTAGAAAGTGTCTTTTCTGGTATCTCTAGGTTGCCGTAGCCAGGACCAGGCGCATGCTCATTTGCGCTTCATTCCGAAAAACAATGGCGTCCTCCTTTGCTGTGTGCAGGTTACATATGAGAGGAAGGGCCAGCCTCGCGAAGTGCCTACAGAAAACCGACGCGTTTCTTCACAGGAGTATAGGAACAGACGTCGTTGTTGCCCAAGCTGAGGCCACTCGAAGTGACGAAAGTGGTTAGTAATTAAGCCTAGAAGAGAAGATGGCCTTTAGGCTAGCCCTAATACACCGCCGTGTGATATCGAGTGAGCACCATTCCAAACTCCCCTGAGAAACGATATGTTTTTGTTGGTGAAGGCCGAAACCCTAAGTGCGTTGTGCGTTTTACACAATATGTGACCCGTAAGAAATCACTGGGTCATACGTAACATTCGGCACTGTGTTTGTTAACGATAACAACGCGATAACCCCTTTTCGGCTAAAGTTTTATTATATAGAACGTTTTGAGCTTGTACCTGTCATTTGTGGgacatttatatttacataGAAAGTCCCACTGTAAAACTGACCGTTTTTTAAATGAGGTTTGTTGACATGTTCTGGGACAATTGAACAATGAAAACTAGAACTTAACCGACGATACATcacattttttgcattttattatcAATTTGGTGCATCTCAGTCTTTGAACGTTTATCAGTGAAAAACTGACGTGACACACCACAGAATTATTGCCTGCTGTCACCGGTAAATGTCATGTTATTTCCCAGTAAGCTGACATCAGTCACCCAAGTTGAAACTAATGTTAAGCCCATATATTTGTgcacccccaaccagtcccaAAGGTCTTATACAGCTAATATTATTCCGTTTGTCTGTTAACAACAGCGTGCTTACTACAGTTTTAAATGTCTTTCTCTCAGAGAAAAAAACTTGACTTGTTGGATGGCTTCTTTTCTGTTGTCAGATGAAAAGAATGGAAGGAAGTCTCTGCACACTCTCCACGTGGAGAGACAAGAGCAAGCAGAGAGGTCTGTTCTCATCAGCTGTCAAACCAGTACCAATGAGAAAAAGTTCCTCAAGTATTTAACAAAACATGGAGAAATCAATAAATACTTCTTTTATGAAAGCTATGTGAGTAAAAGACCAACCTCTTCTGATAAGCAAGTACTGCTACCTCACCACCCTGTTGGAATTGTGTTACGATGATGATATTGTGTAATTCTCCAGGGCGTGTATGCTGTAGTGGAGTTTGCCAACCAGGAAAGTGTTGCGTCTTTACTTGAAGGGGTGGCAATTCCTGGTGGCAGCCACGAATCCGCAGTGCCTTTCAAATCCAGACTGTTGTCACTCAGAAACCTCGGCTCGGTGGACTCATCAAACCAACTGTCAGGCTGGCAGTGCCAACCTCAGACCACCATTCCCATCAATGAGCTAATAAAGAGACTTTCCAGAGAAGAGAGTGTATGTTGACTTATCACATCAAAAGTTATACTTACATTTTAAGTCTTGTTTGAAGTTGATTGATTTGGATGTTTCCCATTTCCTGGTTTCCCTCAGATAAACAAGCAGATAAGCTCCTTGACTGAAGCCTATCAACtcacagaggagaacagcaggCTGCGTTTCCTTGTCTGTTCCCTGCTCAAGGATATTGCTACCGCTTATTTTCCAGAATGCACCATCAAACCCTTTGGCTCATCAGTGAATGGCTTTGGAAAGCTTGGCTGTGACCTGGACATGTTGCTTGATCTGGACAGCATCAGTGGACGCAATGTGAAACTGGTAATGAGGCTTTCTAGGTTTCTTTAGAAAATATTAGATTTATTGGCAAACAGTTTGCAGTGATTTGCTTGTGAGTTGTGAGGTAGCtttccttttaaacattttatctgCATCTAAACTAACTACTCCTTTGGTTTGTACTGTTGTCTCTGACACAAAAGGCATATGAAAGAACCACGTTCTTCTACTTTTGCTTCTTTCGGCTCCCTTTGGGGGTCgacacagcagatcatctgcttcCATGTCACCTTAGCGtcctcttctgtcacctgtgaatcctctctgtggtcttcctctttttctgttGACTTTGTCTCTAAAATGCCTAATCATAGCTGTCTCTccgatgtactcatttctaatctatTGAAAATCTTAGCATCTTTAACTCCACCACCTGTAAGCTCTGCCTTCTGTGTTTATTGTCAGTGCTACTGTCTTCAAGCCACACATCATAGTTGGTTTCACGACCCTCTcataaaccttccctttcagtCTTGCTGCTTTCCTACTGTCATAAGTCGCCCCTGACACTCATTTCCACCCActcaccctgcctgcactctcttcttcacctctcttgttcACTTTCCATTGCTTTGAATGCTTAGCTGCAGGCATTTGCAGCTAAGGTAGACTTCACCGTTATAGGAAATTAGGTTAGTATTTTTAGACTTTTTTAAGTGCCTCTGCCAGCAATTGCCGATTTGCCACCACAATCACACATGAAccaatttcattttattatccAGTGGCACTGAGGGAgcaataaaacatgtgacaaagTTATCAAACTTATTTAAGTTAATGGCAACATGCTATCCAAGTTGATCTCAAATGAGCTAGACCAGTAAACCCATTAAAtagcagcatataaaataattccCGTGAAGCACTTTTTGAAGTATATTCATATAATGAAACATCACAGATGGCTCGTAAAAAGTTGGAGCAATTTGAAAAATATGCCacagtttttcctctttct contains:
- the map3k8 gene encoding mitogen-activated protein kinase kinase kinase 8; its protein translation is MELDKRSINMDYKYDTGIELLLAHMNLEDIINAAETLYRLEEEEEEEILSLEDEEGLSQEEMDENEEAGEMVVLGSEQKDYANGVRYGTVTEILSFVNLLSSMQTAALPNLPEEMGVLLNKKDMAVKKGRYQINMDVLLFPWKLTYKNHGSGLVPKGSFGKVHLAQDTTTRKRMACKLIPMENFKAADVEFQARFRHENIAELYGVLLWNQSIHLFMEAGEGGSVLEKLDSCGPMREFEIIWVTKQVLRGLEYLHSHNVIHHDIKPSNIVLMSDKAVLVDFGLTVQMTDDVYIPRDLRGTEMYMSPELVLCRGHSTKTDIYSLGTTIIHMQTGSPPWVRRYPRTAYPSYLYIIHKQAPPLEDIAEDCSPTMRSFLERALERNPVLRSSASELLKDDAINPPREDQPRCWSLDSALEEATHTLLRQQSQHHDTTQESSLYSEGSGHIRRKGSLYIDLGALSGYSKLVTGPPSSEYG